From a single Sulfurimonas sp. hsl 1-7 genomic region:
- a CDS encoding DUF302 domain-containing protein translates to MIKNLLAFIGAVVIVAVIGLYASFGSKVSALDSKAMPAFMAMFDNILTNGDPARAMMKTWKVEEGISGDEVKESIEALTEEYNMRLTGYVKMYTKEDAGPDEVKEARIFSLCNLTTAKVFLNYSQWYGGFMPCRIMYIQYGNGDANLISMDMTLAIHGGKPLPKEMLEAALKVKEAMEKVPERAAKGDF, encoded by the coding sequence ATGATTAAAAATCTACTTGCATTTATAGGTGCTGTTGTAATTGTAGCTGTAATCGGTCTTTACGCTAGTTTCGGTTCAAAAGTTAGTGCGTTGGATTCAAAAGCGATGCCGGCTTTTATGGCTATGTTTGATAATATTTTAACTAATGGTGATCCTGCACGTGCTATGATGAAAACGTGGAAAGTTGAAGAAGGTATCAGTGGTGATGAAGTAAAAGAATCAATTGAAGCACTTACTGAAGAATACAATATGAGACTTACTGGTTATGTAAAAATGTATACAAAAGAAGATGCTGGACCAGATGAAGTTAAAGAAGCAAGAATTTTCTCTTTATGTAATCTAACTACTGCAAAAGTATTCTTAAATTATTCACAATGGTATGGTGGTTTTATGCCATGTAGAATTATGTATATTCAATACGGAAACGGTGATGCAAATTTAATTAGTATGGATATGACATTGGCAATTCATGGTGGTAAACCACTTCCAAAAGAGATGCTAGAAGCTGCTCTTAAAGTAAAAGAAGCTATGGAAAAAGTTCCAGAACGTGCTGCAAAAGGTGATTTCTAA
- a CDS encoding serine hydroxymethyltransferase: protein MSFLKEFDEEVYNLCEQELERQTDHLEMIASENFTLPAVMEAMGSVFTNKYAEGYPAKRYYGGCEYADGVEQLAIDRACKLFGCNYANVQPHAGSQANGAVYAALLKAGDKILGMDLSHGGHLTHGSKPSFSGKNYQSFTYGVELDGRINYDRVMDIAKITQPKIIVCGASAYAREIDFKKFREIADEVGAILFADIAHIAGLVAAGEHPSPFPYADVVTTTTHKTLAGPRGGMIMTNDEEIAKKVNSAIFPGLQGGPLVHVIAAKAVGFKHNLSDEWKEYAKQVKKNASVLADVLIKRGYDVVSGGTDNHLVLVSFLNKDFSGKDADAALGNAGITVNKNTVPGETRSPFVTSGIRVGSPALTSRGMKEKEFELIANKMADILDDINNTELQAQVKAELKELAQNFVIYNQSTY, encoded by the coding sequence ATGAGCTTTTTAAAAGAGTTTGATGAAGAAGTATACAACTTATGTGAGCAAGAGCTTGAAAGACAAACTGATCACTTAGAGATGATCGCATCTGAAAACTTTACACTTCCGGCTGTAATGGAAGCTATGGGAAGCGTTTTTACAAACAAATACGCTGAAGGATATCCGGCAAAAAGATATTACGGCGGATGTGAATATGCTGATGGTGTTGAGCAATTAGCAATCGATAGAGCTTGTAAACTTTTCGGTTGTAACTATGCAAACGTACAACCACATGCAGGAAGCCAGGCAAACGGTGCAGTATATGCAGCACTTTTAAAAGCTGGTGATAAAATTCTTGGTATGGATTTAAGCCACGGTGGACACTTAACTCACGGTTCAAAACCAAGCTTTTCTGGGAAAAACTACCAATCTTTCACTTACGGTGTAGAGCTTGACGGTAGAATCAACTACGACAGAGTTATGGATATCGCTAAGATCACTCAGCCTAAGATCATCGTATGTGGTGCATCTGCTTATGCTCGTGAAATCGACTTCAAAAAATTCCGTGAAATTGCTGATGAAGTTGGTGCTATTTTATTTGCTGATATCGCTCATATCGCTGGTTTAGTAGCTGCAGGTGAGCACCCTAGCCCATTCCCATATGCTGACGTTGTAACTACAACTACGCACAAAACTCTTGCAGGACCACGTGGTGGTATGATCATGACAAATGATGAAGAGATCGCTAAAAAAGTTAACTCTGCAATCTTCCCGGGTCTTCAAGGTGGACCGCTTGTTCATGTAATCGCTGCTAAAGCTGTTGGATTTAAACACAACCTTTCTGATGAATGGAAAGAGTATGCTAAGCAAGTGAAAAAGAATGCTTCTGTTTTAGCTGATGTTCTTATCAAACGTGGATACGATGTAGTAAGTGGAGGAACAGATAACCACTTAGTACTAGTAAGTTTCTTAAACAAAGACTTCAGTGGAAAAGATGCTGATGCAGCTCTTGGTAATGCTGGTATTACAGTAAACAAAAACACTGTTCCTGGTGAGACAAGAAGTCCGTTCGTTACTTCAGGTATTCGTGTAGGTTCACCTGCACTTACATCTCGCGGTATGAAAGAAAAAGAGTTTGAACTTATTGCAAACAAAATGGCTGATATTTTAGATGATATTAACAATACTGAACTTCAAGCACAAGTAAAAGCAGAGTTAAAAGAACTAGCACAAAACTTTGTAATATATAACCAGTCAACGTACTAA